A single genomic interval of Dysidea avara chromosome 8, odDysAvar1.4, whole genome shotgun sequence harbors:
- the LOC136263224 gene encoding diphosphomevalonate decarboxylase-like has product MAKVATCTAPVNIAVIKYWGKRDQKLILPVNASLSATLSQSELKAMTTVAVSKEYESDRIWLNGKEESISNPRLQNCLRQVRALCTDPELATAHVHICSNNSFPTAAGLASSAAGYACLVYCLAKVFNVKGDLSVLARQGSGSACRSMYGGFVRWDVGVHDDGSDSIAVQVAPATHWPEMEILVLVVSDARKEYSSTTGMQASVETSELLKYRAQHVVPARMAEMETAIHNKDFQTFAKLTMQDSNQFHAICLDTYPPITYMNDTSRRIISLITKYNSFQKEIKVAYSYDAGPNAVLFVESKNVPQLLSLIKYYFPPTDDQQYYFHGFTDATSIHDLDGDIISSIELSPSSGALKYIIHTKVGEGPQLVSDSQEALIGSDGLPK; this is encoded by the exons ATGGCGAAGGTAGCGACGTGTACTGCTCCAGTAAACATTGCAGTGATCAAGTATT GGGGTAAGCGAGACCAGAAGCTGATCCTTCCTGTGAACGCTTCATTGAGTGCAACGCTAAGTCAATCAGAG CTCAAAGCCATGACCACCGTCGCAGTCAGCAAGGAGTACGAGAGTGATCGGATTTGGCTGAACGGAAA GGAAGAATCAATCTCAAATCCTCGCCTTCAGAACTGTCTTCGACAAG TCAGGGCACTATGCACTGACCCTGAATTGGCCACTGCTCATGTGCACATCTGCTCAAATAACAGTTTCCCAACAGCAGCCGGCCTTGCATCATCAGCAGCTGGATATGCATGCCTCG TTTACTGTCTGGCTAAGGTTTTTAACGTAAAAGGGGACTTGTCAGTATTAGCAAG GCAAGGATCGGGTAGTGCTTGTCGGAGTATGTATGGAGGATTTGTACGATGGGATGTTGGTGTTCATGATGACGGTAGTGACAGTATTGCTGTGCAGGTAGCTCCAGCCACCCACTGGCCTGAGATGGAGATATTAGTTCTAGTG GTGAGTGATGCTAGGAAGGAATACAGCAGCACCACTGGTATGCAAGCAAGTGTGGAGACTAGTGAATTATTGAAG TATCGAGCTCAACATGTGGTACCAGCTAGGATGGCTGAGATGGAGACAGCCATACACAACAAGGATTTCCAAACATTTGCTAAACTCACAATGCAAGACAGCAACCAGTTCCATGCCATCTGCTTGGACACCTACCCTCCTATAACATATATGAACGATACCTCTAGGAGGATTATTTCTTTGATCACCAAATATAATAGTTTTCAGAAAGAAATTAAA GTGGCTTATTCTTATGATGCTGGTCCGAATGCTGTTTTGTTTGTGGAGTCGAAAAATGTTCCACAACTTTTATCTCTGATAAAGTATTACTTCCCACCAACTGATGACCAGCAATA TTATTTTCATGGATTTACAGATGCAACATCTATTCACGACTTGGATGGT GATATCATCTCATCAATTGAGTTGTCTCCTTCATCTGGTGCACTCAAATATATTATCCACACTAAG GTTGGTGAAGGCCCCCAGTTAGTAAGTGATAGCCAAGAAGCATTGATAGGAAGCGATGGGTTACCAAAGTGA
- the LOC136263222 gene encoding ribosome assembly protein METTL17, mitochondrial-like isoform X2: MACRWRFGPHTLRLHRFIRRKVIRSCCTDNSKTPEETEVANRAANSSEKKNSGLNRILQRRIKNELSYALPTVPLPPKLTEAVNEVLKYHPKKEVITAGNSLIDHLSARKKMTTITEWSKSLLKYNQREALATMVSRLNGTYSTTLRVLNEIRRRRPEFQPETVLDFGSGLGTAVWATNEIWNKSVYEYLCVDTSEEMENLAKILRKGGTKSGKDLIENVYHKQYLPVSGKQQYDLVIAAYSLGEMSPKLLRTTLETLWRNTLKYLVLIEMGDKVGFHCISEARTHLIKIMREQVENEGVKTDGDDEPQSSGYIFAPCTHELTCPYVRKGKSYCRFGQRSHLSICQERDPWLKRAGFVTENYSYLVLSRGNRPADDNGYARLLKERKQARRMVICNICPPNGYSEQRIYTKIRSGKEVYRMVRHHTQWGDLVPLVEKPAEKTEPTTDDKDELNNVDKLSEDDTMK, encoded by the exons ATGGCTTGTAGGTGGAGATTTGGTCCACATACTCTGAGGTTACATCGGTTTATACGCAGAAAGGTCATCCGTTCATGTTGCACGGATAACAGCAAGACCCCTGAGGAGACGGAGGTTGCAAACCGAGCTGCAAACTCATCTGAGAAGAAAAACAGTGGATTAAATCGCATACTGCAGAGACGGATTAAAAATGAGTTGTCCTACGCACTTCCTACTGTCCCTTTACCACCAAAGCTAACAGAAGCAGTAAACGAAGTGTTGAAAt ATCATCCTAAGAAAGAAGTGATAACAGCTGGTAATTCCCTGATTGACCACCTTAGCGCTAGGAAGAAGATGACTACCATTACAG AGTGGTCAAAATCTCTACTCAA ATACAATCAGAGAGAGGCCTTGGCTACCATGGTGTCTAGGTTAAATGGTACCTATTCTACTACCCTGCGAGTGCTCAATGAA ATACGAAGACGGCGACCAGAATTCCAGCCAGAAACTGTCCTAGATTTTGGCTCAGGGCTAGGAACTGCTGTGTG GGCAACTAATGAAATATGGAATAAATCAGTGTATGAGTACTTGTGTGTAGACACTTCAGAAGAGATGGAGAATTTGGCAAAGATACTAAGAAAAG GAGGAACCAAATCTGGGAAGGATTTGATCGAGAATGTATACCACAAACAATACTTACCTGTATCAGGAAAG CAACAATATGACCTAGTGATAGCAGCATACTCACTCGGAGAAATGTCACCAAAATTGCTACGAACAACTCTAGAGACCCTGTGGAGGAATACACTGAAATATCTG GTACTGATAGAGATGGGGGACAAGGTTGGCTTCCATTGTATTTCAGAGGCCAGGACCCATCTTATTAAG ATAATGAGGGAACAAGTTGAAAATGAAGGTGTCAAAACTGATGGCGATGACGAGCCTCAGAGTAGCGGCTACATATTTGCTCCA TGTACACATGAGTTGACATGTCCATATGTAAGGAAGGGTAAAAGTTATTGTCGTTTTGGACAACGATCACATCTCTCCATCTGCCAG GAGAGAGATCCTTGGCTCAAAAGGGCGGGATTTGTTACAGAGAACTATTCATATTTAGTTCTGTCTCGTGGCAACAGGCCTGCAGATGACAATG GATACGCAAGATTACTGAAAGAACGCAAGCAGGCAAGAAGGATGGTTATCTGCAACATTTGTCCTCCCAATG GTTATTCTGAACAAAGGATATATACTAAAATACGATCAGGAAA GGAAGTTTACAGGATGGTACGACACCACACACAGTGGGGAGACCTAGTCCCTCTAGTTGAAAAA CCAGCTGAGAAGACTGAACCAACAACAGATGATAAGGATGAGCTCAATAATGTAGATAAACTGAGTGAAGATGATACAATGAAATAA
- the LOC136263222 gene encoding ribosome assembly protein METTL17, mitochondrial-like isoform X3, translating to MACRWRFGPHTLRLHRFIRRKVIRSCCTDNSKTPEETEVANRAANSSEKKNSGLNRILQRRIKNELSYALPTVPLPPKLTEAVNEVLKYHPKKEVITAGNSLIDHLSARKKMTTITEWSKSLLKYNQREALATMVSRLNGTYSTTLRVLNETATRIPARNCPRFWLRARNCCVVIKSSLAISYNSNYRATNEIWNKSVYEYLCVDTSEEMENLAKILRKGGTKSGKDLIENVYHKQYLPVSGKQQYDLVIAAYSLGEMSPKLLRTTLETLWRNTLKYLVLIEMGDKVGFHCISEARTHLIKIMREQVENEGVKTDGDDEPQSSGYIFAPCTHELTCPYVRKGKSYCRFGQRSHLSICQERDPWLKRAGFVTENYSYLVLSRGNRPADDNGYARLLKERKQARRMVICNICPPNGKFTGWYDTTHSGET from the exons ATGGCTTGTAGGTGGAGATTTGGTCCACATACTCTGAGGTTACATCGGTTTATACGCAGAAAGGTCATCCGTTCATGTTGCACGGATAACAGCAAGACCCCTGAGGAGACGGAGGTTGCAAACCGAGCTGCAAACTCATCTGAGAAGAAAAACAGTGGATTAAATCGCATACTGCAGAGACGGATTAAAAATGAGTTGTCCTACGCACTTCCTACTGTCCCTTTACCACCAAAGCTAACAGAAGCAGTAAACGAAGTGTTGAAAt ATCATCCTAAGAAAGAAGTGATAACAGCTGGTAATTCCCTGATTGACCACCTTAGCGCTAGGAAGAAGATGACTACCATTACAG AGTGGTCAAAATCTCTACTCAA ATACAATCAGAGAGAGGCCTTGGCTACCATGGTGTCTAGGTTAAATGGTACCTATTCTACTACCCTGCGAGTGCTCAATGAA ACGGCGACCAGAATTCCAGCCAGAAACTGTCCTAGATTTTGGCTCAGGGCTAGGAACTGCTGTGTGGTAATCAAAAGTTCCCTGGCAATCTCGTATAATTCTAATTACAGGGCAACTAATGAAATATGGAATAAATCAGTGTATGAGTACTTGTGTGTAGACACTTCAGAAGAGATGGAGAATTTGGCAAAGATACTAAGAAAAG GAGGAACCAAATCTGGGAAGGATTTGATCGAGAATGTATACCACAAACAATACTTACCTGTATCAGGAAAG CAACAATATGACCTAGTGATAGCAGCATACTCACTCGGAGAAATGTCACCAAAATTGCTACGAACAACTCTAGAGACCCTGTGGAGGAATACACTGAAATATCTG GTACTGATAGAGATGGGGGACAAGGTTGGCTTCCATTGTATTTCAGAGGCCAGGACCCATCTTATTAAG ATAATGAGGGAACAAGTTGAAAATGAAGGTGTCAAAACTGATGGCGATGACGAGCCTCAGAGTAGCGGCTACATATTTGCTCCA TGTACACATGAGTTGACATGTCCATATGTAAGGAAGGGTAAAAGTTATTGTCGTTTTGGACAACGATCACATCTCTCCATCTGCCAG GAGAGAGATCCTTGGCTCAAAAGGGCGGGATTTGTTACAGAGAACTATTCATATTTAGTTCTGTCTCGTGGCAACAGGCCTGCAGATGACAATG GATACGCAAGATTACTGAAAGAACGCAAGCAGGCAAGAAGGATGGTTATCTGCAACATTTGTCCTCCCAATG GGAAGTTTACAGGATGGTACGACACCACACACAGTGGGGAGACCTAG
- the LOC136263223 gene encoding GPI mannosyltransferase 1-like: MPDNLLYGWITAKRLIAFSFLFRVALMFYGEVQDRYLDVKYTDIDYHVFSDGARHFTEGNSPFLRETYRYTPLLAILLSPNIFLFYSFGKVIFVICDVLCGILIREILLLRGINGTLSLFCSAIWLLNPVTATVSSRGNAEPLITGLILLTIYLLLTKRTVLSAISYGLAVHMKMYPVIYALPLYLFLNNDYSEKVIVISTPTRSGFVSAPSMHGKIFGWQVEELFSKDRKVFTVTSFLTFAMTTAVMYVFYGNEFLQEAYLYHFTRTDIKHNFSVYFYMLYVTSESLLSRLISLMAFLPQLLLVVVTAIILHQDITLCLFVQTCVFVTFNKVCTSQYFLWYLVLLPLVVPYSKLNIHQAFVLTSSWFIGQALWLAPAYYLEFQGYDTYVLIWLAGLVFFCISCFIVSSILRHHDFVATFSNGHINRSYTTNTATVSFR; encoded by the exons ATGCCCGACAACCTGTTGTACGGATGGATTACAGCCAAGCGGTTAATCGCCTTCTCTTTCCTATTCCGTGTAGCACTGATGTTCTATGGTGAAGTGCAAGATAGATACCTAGACGTTAAGTACACGGACATTGACTATCACGTGTTCAGCGATGGAGCCAGACATTTCACTGAAGGCAACTCACCGTTCTTAAGAGAGACGTACCGCTACACACCTCTTCTTGCCATCCTGCTGTCACCGAACATATTTCTCTTCTACTCGTTCGGGAAGGTAATCTTTGTAATTTGTGACGTGTTGTGCGGGATCCTTATCCGCGAAATACTACTCCTTCGTGGAATAAATGGGACTCTCAGTCTATTTTGTAGTGCCATTTGGCTGCTTAATCCTGTCACAGCTACCGTATCCAGCCGGGGAAATGCTGAGCCACTTATAACTGGTCTTATCTTGTTAACAATTTATCTGTTGCTTACCAAACGTACAGTTTTGTCTGCCATCAGCTATGGACTTGCAGTACACATGAAGATGTACCCAGTGATATATGCACTACCATTGTATCTCTTCCTAAACAATGACTACAGTGAAAAAGTGATTGTTATTAGTACACCAACGAGAAGTGGGTTTGTGTCTGCTCCATCAATGCATGGAAAAATTTTTGGTTGGCAAGTGGAGGAATTGTTTTCTAAAGACAGGAAGGTTTTTACTGTGACCAGTTTTCTGACATTTGCCATGACAACAGCTGTGATGTATGTATT CTATGGTAATGAGTTCCTTCAAGAGGCCTATCTCTATCACTTCACACGTACGGACATTAAACATAACTTTTCTGTATACTTCTACATGTTGTATGTCACCAGTGAATCACTGCTATCTCGACTGATCAGTTTAATGGCTTTCCTACCACAACTTTTATTAGTGGTTGTAACAGCCATCATTCTTCATCAAGATATCACTCTGTGCCTGTTTGTACAGACATGTGTGTTTGTGACCTTCAATAAAGTGTGTACATCGCAGTATTTCTTGTGGTACCTGGTCCTGTTACCACTTGTCGTGCCATACTCCAAACTGAACATCCACCAAGCCTTTGTGCTGACCTCTTCATGGTTCATTGGACAg GCATTGTGGTTGGCACCAGCCTATTACCTGGAGTTTCAAGGGTATGATACGTATGTGTTAATATGGCTGGCAGGGCTTGTATTCTTTTGTATCAGCTGTTTCATTGTGTCATCTATCCTGCGTCATCATGATTTTGTGGCCACCTTCAGTAACGGTCATATCAACAGGTCGTACACAACCAACACAGCGACCGTATCATTTAGATAA
- the LOC136263222 gene encoding ribosome assembly protein METTL17, mitochondrial-like isoform X1 has product MACRWRFGPHTLRLHRFIRRKVIRSCCTDNSKTPEETEVANRAANSSEKKNSGLNRILQRRIKNELSYALPTVPLPPKLTEAVNEVLKYHPKKEVITAGNSLIDHLSARKKMTTITEWSKSLLKYNQREALATMVSRLNGTYSTTLRVLNETATRIPARNCPRFWLRARNCCVVIKSSLAISYNSNYRATNEIWNKSVYEYLCVDTSEEMENLAKILRKGGTKSGKDLIENVYHKQYLPVSGKQQYDLVIAAYSLGEMSPKLLRTTLETLWRNTLKYLVLIEMGDKVGFHCISEARTHLIKIMREQVENEGVKTDGDDEPQSSGYIFAPCTHELTCPYVRKGKSYCRFGQRSHLSICQERDPWLKRAGFVTENYSYLVLSRGNRPADDNGYARLLKERKQARRMVICNICPPNGYSEQRIYTKIRSGKEVYRMVRHHTQWGDLVPLVEKPAEKTEPTTDDKDELNNVDKLSEDDTMK; this is encoded by the exons ATGGCTTGTAGGTGGAGATTTGGTCCACATACTCTGAGGTTACATCGGTTTATACGCAGAAAGGTCATCCGTTCATGTTGCACGGATAACAGCAAGACCCCTGAGGAGACGGAGGTTGCAAACCGAGCTGCAAACTCATCTGAGAAGAAAAACAGTGGATTAAATCGCATACTGCAGAGACGGATTAAAAATGAGTTGTCCTACGCACTTCCTACTGTCCCTTTACCACCAAAGCTAACAGAAGCAGTAAACGAAGTGTTGAAAt ATCATCCTAAGAAAGAAGTGATAACAGCTGGTAATTCCCTGATTGACCACCTTAGCGCTAGGAAGAAGATGACTACCATTACAG AGTGGTCAAAATCTCTACTCAA ATACAATCAGAGAGAGGCCTTGGCTACCATGGTGTCTAGGTTAAATGGTACCTATTCTACTACCCTGCGAGTGCTCAATGAA ACGGCGACCAGAATTCCAGCCAGAAACTGTCCTAGATTTTGGCTCAGGGCTAGGAACTGCTGTGTGGTAATCAAAAGTTCCCTGGCAATCTCGTATAATTCTAATTACAGGGCAACTAATGAAATATGGAATAAATCAGTGTATGAGTACTTGTGTGTAGACACTTCAGAAGAGATGGAGAATTTGGCAAAGATACTAAGAAAAG GAGGAACCAAATCTGGGAAGGATTTGATCGAGAATGTATACCACAAACAATACTTACCTGTATCAGGAAAG CAACAATATGACCTAGTGATAGCAGCATACTCACTCGGAGAAATGTCACCAAAATTGCTACGAACAACTCTAGAGACCCTGTGGAGGAATACACTGAAATATCTG GTACTGATAGAGATGGGGGACAAGGTTGGCTTCCATTGTATTTCAGAGGCCAGGACCCATCTTATTAAG ATAATGAGGGAACAAGTTGAAAATGAAGGTGTCAAAACTGATGGCGATGACGAGCCTCAGAGTAGCGGCTACATATTTGCTCCA TGTACACATGAGTTGACATGTCCATATGTAAGGAAGGGTAAAAGTTATTGTCGTTTTGGACAACGATCACATCTCTCCATCTGCCAG GAGAGAGATCCTTGGCTCAAAAGGGCGGGATTTGTTACAGAGAACTATTCATATTTAGTTCTGTCTCGTGGCAACAGGCCTGCAGATGACAATG GATACGCAAGATTACTGAAAGAACGCAAGCAGGCAAGAAGGATGGTTATCTGCAACATTTGTCCTCCCAATG GTTATTCTGAACAAAGGATATATACTAAAATACGATCAGGAAA GGAAGTTTACAGGATGGTACGACACCACACACAGTGGGGAGACCTAGTCCCTCTAGTTGAAAAA CCAGCTGAGAAGACTGAACCAACAACAGATGATAAGGATGAGCTCAATAATGTAGATAAACTGAGTGAAGATGATACAATGAAATAA